One genomic window of Roseinatronobacter monicus includes the following:
- a CDS encoding IS5 family transposase: MPHKFNDGRRHKFEKKRYRITNWADYNESLRRRGDVTIWLSPEVEAAWRAERRKTRGGQPVYSDLSIVTCLTLGIVYNQPLRQTEGFVGSLVKLMGLDLLVPDYSTLSRRGAGLILPMKARASTDGPIHLVVDSTGLKIFGEGEWLENKHKTKAKRKSWRKLHLGLDLVTGEIACSELTTDDVGDPTALPELLDQIDGDVTRFIADGAYDGDPTSDLLVKLFGVDVEITIPPPKTAVLSAEAVGNPTLRDQRIAAIRTGGRMAWQVSSGYNQRSRGETQMGRWKMVIGPKLKARSFPNQKTEAKIGTHILNKMTELGRAKFEVVA; the protein is encoded by the coding sequence ATGCCGCATAAATTCAATGACGGCCGCCGGCACAAATTCGAGAAGAAGCGGTACCGCATTACGAACTGGGCTGACTATAACGAAAGCCTGCGTCGGCGGGGCGATGTAACAATTTGGCTAAGCCCCGAGGTTGAAGCTGCATGGCGTGCAGAGCGCCGCAAGACACGGGGTGGCCAGCCAGTTTATTCTGACCTGTCTATTGTGACCTGCCTGACACTTGGCATCGTTTACAACCAGCCGCTGCGCCAGACCGAAGGGTTTGTAGGCAGCCTTGTGAAGCTGATGGGGCTGGATTTGCTGGTGCCCGACTACTCGACCCTGTCACGTCGCGGGGCCGGTTTGATCTTGCCGATGAAAGCGCGCGCGTCGACGGATGGCCCGATTCATCTTGTCGTAGATAGCACGGGCCTGAAGATATTTGGCGAAGGCGAGTGGCTGGAAAACAAGCACAAAACAAAGGCCAAACGCAAATCCTGGCGCAAGCTGCATCTTGGGCTGGACCTTGTCACCGGCGAAATTGCCTGCTCTGAACTGACCACCGATGATGTGGGTGATCCGACCGCCTTGCCAGAGCTTCTGGATCAGATTGACGGGGACGTGACACGCTTCATCGCCGACGGCGCCTATGACGGCGACCCGACCAGCGACTTGCTCGTGAAGCTGTTTGGGGTTGATGTCGAGATCACTATTCCGCCTCCCAAGACTGCGGTTCTCAGCGCCGAGGCTGTGGGCAATCCAACGCTGCGCGACCAGCGCATTGCCGCAATACGCACAGGCGGGCGTATGGCCTGGCAGGTGAGCAGCGGATACAATCAGCGCAGCCGCGGTGAAACACAAATGGGTCGCTGGAAGATGGTCATCGGCCCCAAACTGAAAGCGCGCAGCTTTCCCAACCAGAAAACAGAAGCCAAGATCGGCACCCACATTCTGAACAAGATGACCGAACTTGGCCGTGCCAAGTTCGAGGTCGTCGCTTGA
- a CDS encoding exonuclease domain-containing protein, with translation MTFAFYDLETTGISPAFDQPLQFAAILTDGEFREIERVNLRCRIAPHIIPSPWALAVTGVRPAQLIDPSLPSLFEFTQEIAALIERWSPSTWTGFNSIRFDEEMLRQAFYQNLQADIFATQFNGNTRFDILTALYATWHKQPDLLKWPVDEAGRVRFKLDMVAPQNGFTAHNAHDALGDVEATLHLAKLIAGRAPELWAELLGNCTKSKVQTRLETFQPMALVEGSRSGGPRVTHGCFCGYSKGNQNEAAFFDLDAADPTELICADDNTLLAAITTSPKAIQTVAVNKAPALLEVSDLSPLQMQRAEVIAKTPEFRVRVSHALAARFPKDPDTSAPQVEKRIFEGALLHGPTMV, from the coding sequence ATGACCTTTGCATTCTACGATCTTGAGACCACTGGCATCTCACCCGCATTTGACCAGCCCCTGCAGTTTGCAGCCATTCTGACGGATGGTGAATTCAGGGAGATCGAGCGGGTCAATCTGCGCTGTCGCATAGCCCCTCACATTATCCCATCGCCCTGGGCGCTGGCAGTAACGGGGGTGCGCCCGGCCCAGCTGATCGACCCAAGTCTGCCGAGCCTTTTTGAGTTCACACAAGAGATTGCTGCGCTGATCGAACGATGGTCGCCTTCAACCTGGACTGGCTTCAACAGTATCCGCTTTGACGAGGAGATGCTGCGCCAGGCTTTTTATCAGAACCTGCAGGCCGATATTTTCGCCACCCAGTTCAATGGTAATACCCGATTTGATATCCTAACCGCGCTTTACGCGACCTGGCATAAACAACCTGACCTTCTCAAATGGCCCGTGGATGAAGCCGGCCGCGTGCGCTTCAAACTGGATATGGTCGCGCCCCAGAACGGCTTTACTGCACATAATGCGCATGACGCGCTTGGAGATGTCGAGGCGACACTCCATCTTGCAAAGTTGATCGCCGGGCGCGCGCCAGAATTATGGGCGGAGCTGTTGGGCAACTGTACTAAGTCAAAGGTTCAAACGCGGCTCGAGACATTCCAGCCGATGGCGTTGGTTGAGGGGTCACGCAGCGGAGGGCCGCGCGTCACTCATGGCTGCTTTTGTGGATATTCGAAGGGTAACCAGAATGAGGCTGCATTTTTCGATCTCGATGCCGCCGACCCGACAGAGCTGATTTGTGCCGATGATAACACGCTTTTGGCTGCGATCACTACTTCCCCCAAGGCGATTCAGACTGTCGCTGTGAACAAAGCCCCTGCACTGCTGGAAGTCAGCGACCTCAGCCCTTTGCAGATGCAGCGTGCAGAGGTCATCGCAAAAACGCCAGAATTTCGCGTAAGGGTCTCCCATGCGCTCGCAGCACGGTTTCCAAAAGATCCTGACACGTCCGCGCCACAGGTTGAAAAAAGAATATTCGAGGGGGCGTTGTTGCACGGACCTACGATGGTTTGA
- a CDS encoding DMT family transporter, whose protein sequence is MTSAASEIASTDRILAGVALMLGFCVTAPLLDVAAKLASSSVPVGQITAARFIIQCMLMAPFVWVMGLSLRVPRKHLPALLLRAVLLLVSTFCFIAAIRVMPLADALAIVFVAPFIVLLVGKFYLGEDVGPRRVAAAIVGFVGVLFVIQPSFVAFGAVALFPLGTAIAFAFYILVTRGLSRRVHPVALQFHTGLIASLLCLPFILLAQGTGSVFLDPVWPEGIVWLWLLGVGFFATMSHMMMTYALSLAPSATLAPLQYLELPVATLLGYWVFSDFPNALTLTGIAIIISAGLYMIHRERVTARALITERAAPPF, encoded by the coding sequence ATGACCAGTGCCGCTTCCGAAATTGCGTCTACCGATCGCATCCTAGCCGGTGTTGCGTTGATGTTGGGCTTCTGTGTGACTGCCCCTTTACTGGACGTTGCGGCCAAGCTGGCATCGAGCAGCGTGCCAGTGGGCCAGATCACGGCCGCCCGCTTTATCATTCAATGTATGTTAATGGCACCCTTTGTCTGGGTCATGGGTCTTTCTTTGAGGGTGCCGCGAAAGCATTTGCCTGCCCTGCTGCTGCGCGCGGTTCTCTTGTTGGTCTCTACCTTTTGTTTCATTGCAGCGATCCGGGTCATGCCTCTGGCTGACGCCCTGGCAATCGTGTTTGTCGCTCCGTTTATCGTGCTTCTGGTGGGAAAATTCTACTTAGGCGAAGATGTTGGTCCGCGCCGCGTTGCAGCGGCAATTGTGGGTTTTGTGGGGGTCCTGTTCGTAATCCAGCCCAGCTTCGTCGCCTTTGGCGCAGTGGCGTTATTTCCATTGGGCACTGCGATTGCCTTCGCGTTTTATATCCTTGTGACAAGAGGACTGTCGCGTCGTGTCCATCCCGTGGCATTACAGTTTCACACTGGCCTGATCGCCAGTCTACTCTGCCTGCCATTCATTTTGCTGGCCCAAGGCACAGGATCGGTGTTTCTGGATCCTGTCTGGCCGGAAGGAATTGTGTGGTTGTGGCTTCTGGGCGTAGGGTTTTTCGCCACGATGAGCCATATGATGATGACCTATGCGCTGTCTCTGGCGCCCTCGGCTACGCTGGCGCCTTTGCAATATCTTGAGCTGCCGGTGGCAACCTTATTGGGCTACTGGGTATTCAGCGATTTCCCCAATGCGCTTACGCTAACCGGCATCGCTATCATCATCAGCGCCGGACTATACATGATACACCGCGAAAGGGTTACTGCACGTGCGCTGATCACAGAGCGTGCGGCCCCTCCATTCTAA
- a CDS encoding DUF4062 domain-containing protein gives MEKIFHVFVSSTYSDLIDERKKVSEAVAKAGFVAEGMEIFPASSQKQMDFIERVIDRCDYYILIVAGRYGSVSEDGLSYTEKEFRYAKSKGIPVLAFLRGKVDELPKAKTESDAENQLKLDKLVTDLKSNALVDFWLNPDELSTKALAALAQARISHEGVGWIRADQAAGLDVLNEVNDLRKENSALKKEVAENRRPAIFDDIPLAGLDEGYEFKYKRKWGGNRQSSGVVSLTWREILAAVGASYRTASNTSGLSSGLQRAIIRKCDLGNHVSISVDMEDKERILMQMEALGLMTAGTYNLKGGGSAIFHKLTNEGVARMLRENVVKTSVE, from the coding sequence ATGGAAAAAATTTTTCACGTATTCGTAAGTTCTACTTACAGCGATCTCATCGATGAACGAAAAAAGGTAAGCGAAGCAGTCGCGAAAGCGGGCTTTGTTGCAGAAGGTATGGAGATTTTTCCTGCGTCTAGCCAAAAGCAGATGGACTTCATCGAGAGAGTTATCGACCGCTGTGACTACTACATACTGATTGTTGCGGGACGGTATGGCTCAGTCTCAGAGGACGGCTTGAGTTATACCGAGAAGGAGTTTCGCTATGCAAAATCGAAAGGCATTCCGGTCCTCGCATTCTTGCGAGGCAAAGTAGATGAGTTACCGAAGGCAAAAACGGAATCTGATGCTGAAAACCAATTGAAGCTCGATAAGTTGGTCACCGATTTGAAGTCAAATGCACTGGTGGATTTTTGGTTGAACCCTGATGAGTTGTCCACAAAGGCTTTGGCGGCGCTAGCGCAAGCGCGTATCTCTCACGAAGGTGTTGGGTGGATTAGAGCCGATCAAGCGGCGGGGCTTGATGTTCTGAATGAGGTTAATGACCTACGCAAAGAGAATTCCGCGTTGAAAAAAGAGGTGGCGGAGAACCGAAGACCTGCGATTTTTGATGATATTCCTTTGGCAGGTTTAGATGAAGGCTATGAGTTCAAATATAAAAGAAAATGGGGCGGTAACCGTCAAAGCAGCGGAGTTGTGTCGCTTACATGGCGCGAAATTCTGGCTGCTGTCGGCGCAAGCTATCGTACGGCATCAAACACGTCTGGTCTCTCGTCAGGGCTACAGCGTGCTATCATTCGAAAATGCGATCTAGGCAACCATGTGTCGATTTCAGTCGATATGGAGGACAAGGAACGTATCCTGATGCAAATGGAAGCACTTGGGCTAATGACAGCAGGAACTTACAACCTAAAGGGAGGCGGCAGTGCTATCTTTCATAAATTGACGAATGAAGGAGTGGCCAGAATGCTTAGAGAAAACGTCGTAAAAACTTCTGTAGAGTAG
- a CDS encoding transferrin-binding protein-like solute binding protein, whose protein sequence is MKLKIKPIFVFCISLYISVAPSSSHSEIAFRSSTETGAQFAAVTAGGGVNAFVENGKIVFNTQRREAVIAYIHDASGAVVDQIIIPPRTQADFGSTQGAILGLLGPSHIRAIVDEGSYSSNMTSSISGIFNNTREATYESSYFAQTFPAGGSISYAIGTPETIFHTHLSVAAQVFVLKLKAALGNDSADDIFDKALKSVTEKLVTSDNISRFATTDSLGDKLMFVAGLMVEEMPKALKDFGIDTIVDMSGAGLLEQILEKPTKILTSTESVLNAAATGRNALLQQYFDPAIIKYDLSYDAQNEYLFREYRLNWNGTSLSDRAPRRYDAVASDNDQIKYFFGIPWNVKSVWEADRDRWSIDNNFYVAVPVIDLPDFNPPPPPQISRGAISGVASNLNSTFTLTSSASGNRSVDRVRLLSDDGNFDFTVAGPFSEMSHLSYSATRALGRQITDTSTGEVHTFQHRWWVMGDATPSDHFANRTGSASWSGNIFGDYAISETGTVYHNAVSGDINLKADFSSGSVIGEFFPVIRYGLNDRHSRTLFYNMTLQGNFQSGSLNADIRDLLGTEPIGEVNVLLFGPTANEFGGTFWFSDFQGAAAGIVVGEQGEWTPRFTFPNDGDAGDSPSFGGGPGVGDGVGGGPGVGDADGGSPSIGGTPGESGVGGGLGAQAGVAAGGQGVGIIRSSAVSDHDASATFSYMDWGTWDRAIDPAALAVDRNLVEMDENWLAYEPTANLPASGRASYRGSVAGAGDGMADGRVTGDINLSADFGNDRVTGSMNLRDGNNASWADAAFDAPINRSGDNPNSFRSGLSGADVSDGNIFGGFAGPNAEEVGGGWQLDHMDGSSANGIFRAQQ, encoded by the coding sequence ATGAAATTGAAGATCAAACCAATTTTTGTTTTCTGTATATCTTTATACATCAGCGTTGCTCCTTCTTCGTCTCACAGCGAAATCGCCTTCCGATCAAGCACCGAAACTGGAGCTCAGTTTGCGGCGGTGACTGCTGGAGGCGGTGTGAATGCGTTCGTCGAGAATGGAAAGATCGTCTTTAACACACAAAGGCGAGAAGCTGTAATTGCCTACATTCATGACGCATCAGGCGCTGTTGTTGATCAGATTATAATTCCACCAAGAACTCAAGCCGATTTTGGGTCGACGCAAGGGGCTATCCTCGGCCTTCTAGGACCTAGTCATATCAGGGCGATTGTTGACGAAGGGTCGTATAGCTCAAATATGACATCTAGCATATCAGGTATTTTTAACAATACCAGGGAGGCAACATACGAAAGTTCCTATTTTGCTCAGACATTTCCAGCGGGAGGGTCAATAAGTTATGCAATAGGGACACCAGAAACTATTTTCCACACGCATCTATCAGTTGCAGCACAAGTATTTGTTTTGAAATTGAAGGCTGCGCTTGGTAACGATTCGGCAGATGATATTTTTGACAAAGCCCTTAAATCAGTCACAGAAAAACTTGTTACAAGTGATAATATTTCAAGGTTTGCGACAACAGACTCTCTGGGTGACAAGCTAATGTTTGTCGCGGGCTTGATGGTTGAAGAAATGCCGAAAGCATTAAAGGATTTTGGTATTGATACTATAGTCGATATGTCAGGAGCAGGTCTTCTTGAACAAATTCTTGAAAAACCAACAAAAATTTTGACTTCAACAGAGAGCGTCTTAAATGCAGCTGCAACGGGTCGGAACGCTTTGCTACAGCAGTATTTTGATCCCGCGATCATAAAATATGATTTATCATATGACGCTCAAAACGAATATCTTTTCCGTGAATACAGACTGAACTGGAACGGGACTAGCTTGTCAGATCGAGCGCCTCGCAGATACGACGCAGTAGCATCAGATAATGATCAAATCAAATATTTCTTTGGAATTCCATGGAATGTAAAGAGCGTGTGGGAGGCTGATAGGGACAGGTGGAGCATTGACAACAATTTCTATGTCGCTGTCCCTGTAATTGACCTACCAGACTTCAACCCGCCACCGCCACCGCAAATATCACGCGGCGCGATTTCAGGCGTCGCGAGCAACTTAAATTCAACGTTCACTCTCACGTCGTCAGCGAGCGGAAATCGTTCAGTCGATCGAGTAAGATTATTATCTGATGATGGCAATTTCGATTTCACTGTCGCGGGTCCATTTTCAGAAATGAGTCATCTATCATATTCTGCGACGCGCGCTTTGGGCCGACAAATTACTGACACTAGCACCGGCGAAGTACATACTTTCCAGCATCGCTGGTGGGTGATGGGTGATGCCACACCAAGTGATCATTTTGCAAATCGCACTGGGTCTGCATCTTGGTCGGGTAACATATTCGGCGATTATGCAATTAGCGAGACCGGAACGGTATACCACAATGCTGTGTCAGGCGATATTAACCTCAAAGCAGATTTTTCGTCTGGGTCTGTAATTGGTGAATTTTTCCCGGTTATCCGTTATGGCCTGAATGACCGACACAGCAGAACTTTGTTTTACAATATGACACTTCAAGGAAATTTTCAGTCAGGGAGCCTTAACGCAGATATTCGCGACCTTTTGGGAACAGAGCCCATCGGCGAGGTGAATGTGCTCTTGTTCGGACCCACAGCGAATGAATTTGGCGGGACGTTTTGGTTTTCAGATTTCCAGGGCGCCGCTGCTGGTATTGTGGTCGGTGAACAAGGTGAGTGGACCCCGCGGTTCACGTTTCCTAATGATGGGGATGCTGGAGACTCGCCATCCTTCGGCGGGGGACCAGGCGTAGGCGATGGCGTCGGCGGGGGACCAGGCGTAGGCGATGCAGACGGAGGATCGCCCTCTATAGGCGGGACCCCTGGAGAATCAGGCGTCGGCGGCGGTTTAGGCGCTCAAGCTGGCGTAGCAGCTGGGGGCCAAGGTGTTGGAATAATTCGAAGTAGTGCTGTAAGTGATCATGATGCGTCCGCCACATTTAGCTATATGGACTGGGGGACATGGGATCGTGCGATTGACCCAGCAGCTCTTGCGGTTGATAGAAACCTGGTGGAGATGGACGAAAATTGGCTGGCCTACGAGCCAACCGCAAATCTGCCCGCCTCAGGAAGAGCATCTTATCGCGGGTCTGTCGCCGGTGCGGGTGATGGAATGGCGGATGGTCGAGTTACGGGCGATATCAATCTTAGCGCAGACTTCGGGAATGACCGTGTTACAGGTTCAATGAACCTGCGCGATGGGAA